Within Epilithonimonas zeae, the genomic segment CGGAATTCGGAACTAACTTCTATCATTTGATTGACCCCAACACAGGACAACAGACCATGAACCTGGCAAGGCTGAAAGAACTAAATCCAAATGAAGATTCTCGTCTTTGGAGCCTTAGCAATACCAATACACAGACCATTACTTATCCTTCATCTTATTATGTAGAGGATGGTTCTTATCTTAGAATTGCACAGTTGACTTTAGGATATTCTTTACCAAAAAGTTTCCTGAGAGACATTATGGTGACTAATGCCAGAATATATGTTACGGTTAATAATCTTGCCACCATTACAGGTTATTCAGGTTTTGACCCGGAGGTTTCCGCTGCAAGTGGAGTAGCTGTAACTCCTGGTTATGACAGTTCTACATTTCCAAGGTCAAGAAGTTACGTTCTTGGAATTAATTTAACGTTTTAATTTTTTTAAATTGATTTAAAATGAAAAATATATTTAATCAACATAGATTTATAAAAAAAATGGTGGTAATGTCTTCAGTTGTTATAACTGTTCTTGCTACCAATTCCTGCAGCGATGATTTCCTGGATCAGCCTTCTTACAACAATACAGATTCTAATAAGGTTTTTGAAAATTTACAGAGTGCGGAAATGTTTGTTTTGGGATGTTACAGAGGTCTTGTTCCTGCAGAGATGTTCTATCAGCTTGGTGCAGGCGATACGGTAAACCATTCGCTGGAGGCACTTAATAATTCAAAATATAATATCGGAAACTATAATTATGATGCCTATACACCTTTTACCGTAACAGGAATTTACTCTGCTATGTATGCTGTTATAGAGCGTACTAATATTGCAGTTTATCAACTGGGAAAAATGGCAGCAAGTGAGAAGAGGGATGCCTTGATAGGAGAGGCTAAGTCGATTCGGGCATTTTGTTATTATAATCTTATCAGGATTTATGGCGATGTACCTTCGGTATTCGAGCCATTGGAAACATTAGACCCAAATGATGAAAATACGTTCTATCCAAAACGTGCATCACGTGACCAAATTTATGATAGGATTGTAGGTGATTTGCAGGAAGCTGCAGTCAATGTACCTACCTTAGCAGCAAGCGGATATGGAACTACTGAACGTTTGTCAAAAGAAGGTGTCAATGCTTTATTAGCTAAAATTGCGCTTTACGCTGCTGGTTATTCACTTCGTTGGGAACTAAATACGTCTAATCCGGGTGTAGTTTCTCGCCGTTCGGATAATGCAAGAGTAAGAGAGCTGTATCAGATTGCAGATAATGCTTGCGCGGCTATCATAACAGGTGGTACTAAAAGTCTTGTACAAAGCCAAAGTGGAAAGAGTGGATTCGAAGCTCTATGGTTCAATTTTGATCGTAGGAATTTTGGTGCAGTCAATTCAGAAATGCTTTGGCATATTGCATCTCTTGGACAGAATACCAATTCTGCATTTCAGGTCTATGCACATCCTGGTTATCGTGGTGGTGTCTTTGGATCTCGTTCTTCACAACAGATGATTTTACCATCTTACTACTTGTCTTTCAATCAAAATGATACACGTAGAGATGTGACTTGTACATCTTATAGCGTTTATTTTCTGGAAAGCGGAGGTACAGGCGATACCTTTGTAGATGTAGGTACAACTTACTCTGCAATTATGCCAGGCAAGTTTAGACTGTCTTGGAGTGTGGAACCGCAGGCTGCTGCTGACAGAAACCTTAATATTCCATTGCTGAGATATGCTGATGTTCTATTGATGTATGCAGAAACTCAAAATTATCTTAATAATGGTCCTACAGCTGCTGCCAATGCTGCGTTAACAGCCGTACGTACAAGAGCTGGCATTGGTTCATTACCATTACCATCCGGGCAAGCCGACTTTTTGAAAGCTATTGTTCAGGAAAGAAAATGGGAGTTTGCAGGCGAGTTTATGCTTCGTACAGATCTTATCAGAACCAATAGTTTAACTACTGAAATCGAGGCTACTAGACAGGATATGAAAGACCTGACTAGAAGAATAGGTAAATATGCCAATGTTGCTACTTACAGACTGTACAAATTCCACAAAAATTCTCAGGTATATGGTGACCCGTTTTTAGCTTTACCTTATATTGATATCACGGATCCAACCGAAATTGCGACGATCAAAAATGTTCCTACCAGTTCAGCAAATTATGCAGCTTATCAAACTGCATTGAGAGCGATTGTGGCAGCACACGGACAGCCAACTTCAACAGAAGATAAATGGTATCCTACACAAATGTTTGAGGCTTATACCAGCACATTTAACGGAAATGCGAGAAAAGCTGTAGGGTTTGGCGCCGGATTCAACGTTTTGGGAATGGGTAATAATATGTATTCAAAAGCGTTTGGTTATGCTGAGAACGGAAATGCTTATCCTGGTTGGGTAGAGTCTGCTAATGATGGTTTATTCTTCGGATTCCAGACCAACAAAACAGAATTGTTGCCATTTGCAGCTGCGTCTGCAGGACACCCAATGATAGATAACCCAAATCTGACCCAATTACCAGGCTACTAATCTTTTACAAATTAGTAAGGTTGGATTTAATATCAATAATCTTTTGATTAATGTTGAATGTTATTTTAAATTAACTTTAAATATAAGATTCATCAGTATAGTACGGGATGCCGTTGACAATTCAACCTTCTAATTTTGAAGAAAAATTTAGAAATATAATTATAATGAATAAAGTAAAAACATTCAAATACGTAGACTATTTGTGGGATGATGAAAAAGCAGCATCTTTCGGAGATGACCAGGTTGCTTTATTTTTATACCGTTCAAACATCTTGGGGGCAGATCTTAGAATCACCAATTATGGAGGCGGAAACACAAGCTGTAAAACCATCGAGAAAGACCCTTTAACGAACGAAGAAGTTGAGGTAATGTGGGTAAAAGGTTCAGGTGGTGACATCGGAACGTTGACAAGAAAAGGGATTGCTGGTTTGTACACAGAAAGATTGAGAAATCTTAAAAATGTATATGAAGGTTTGGCAGACGAAGACAGAATGGTTGGGCTTTTCAATCACTGTATTTACGATTTGGACAGCAAAGCACCTTCAATTGATACGCCACTTCACGGACTTCTTCCATTCAAACATATCGATCACCTTCATCCGGACGCTCTAATTGCCGTAGCTGCAGCAAAAGACAGTCAGGCAGTGACTAAAGAAATCTGGGGCGATACAATGGGGTGGGTTCCTTGGCAAAAACCAGGTTTTGACTTAGGTTTACAGTTAGAAAAATGTTTAAACGATAATCCTGGAATCAGAGGAATCGTTTTGGGAAGCCACGGTCTGTTCACTTGGGGAGACACTTCTTACGAATCTTATATCAACAGTTTGGAAGTGATTGAAATGGCTTCTGAATATATCGCTAAAAAAATCGAAGAAAAAGGTCAGGTTTTTGGCGGACAAAAAGTAGAATCTTTACCAGCTGACGAACGTAAAGAAAAAGCAGCTCAGATTATGCCTTTACTAAGAGGTTTAGCTTCTTCCGAAAACAGAATGGTGGGTCATTTCACAGACAGCGATGTGGTGTTGGAATACATCAACAGTAATGATTTGGAAAGATTGGCTCCGCTTGGAACCTCTTGTCCTGATCACTTCTTAAGAACTAAGATTCAGCCTTTAGTTTTAACTTTAGATAAAAACGAAGATTTAACAGATTCTAAAGCGATTTTAGAAAAATTAAATCCACTTTTCGAGCAATACAGACAGGAATATAAAGACTATTACGAAACTTGTAAGCATCCAAACAGCCCTGCGATGCGTGATCCGAATCCGGTAATCATCATTTATCCGGGAGTGGGAATGTTCAGTTTCTCAAAAGATAAGCAAACAACACGTGTTGCAAGCGAGTTTTATGTGAACGCAATCAACGTAATGAGAGGTGCTGAAGCTATTTCTGAATACACATCATTACCAAGACAGGAAGCTTTCGACATCGAATATTGGTTATTAGAAGAGGCAAAACTTCAGAGAATGCCAAAAGAAAAACCATTGTCAAGAAAAATTGCTATCGTAACCGGAGCCGGAGGCGGAATCGGACAGGCAATTGCTGATAAAATGGTTGCTGAAGGTGCTGTTGTCGTTTATACAGATTTAAATACAGAAGCGGTAGAATCTGCAACTTCAAAATATAACAAAGACCAGGCGGTTGCTGTTCAGTGTGATGTGACGAGTGAAGAAGCGATTGCCAACGCTTTCAAAGAAACTGTTTTGGCTTTTGGTGGAGTAGATATCATCGTTCATTCAGCTGGTTTGGCGATTTCTAAATCATTGGAAGACACGACTACAAAAGACTGGGATTTGCTGGAAAATGTTTTGGTAAAAGGTCAGTTCCTGATGTCAAAAAGCGGTGTAGAAATTATGAAAAAGCAAAATTTGGGTGGCGACATCGTAAATATTGCAAGTAAAAATGGTTTGGTTGCAGGCCCAAATAACGTGGCTTACGGAACGGCAAAAGCAGCGCAACAGCATATGACGAGACTATTGGCGGCAGAATTGGCAGCAGATAAAATCCGTGTGAATGTGGTAAATCCTGACGGCGTAATCGTTGGAAGCAAAATCTGGGAAGGTTCTTGGGCAGAAGGCCGTGCAAAAGCCAACGGAATCACCGTTGAAGAATTGCCTGCATTCTACGCAAAAAGAAACCTTTTAAACGAAATTATTCTTCCGGAAGATATCGCCAACGGAGTGTTTGCCTGTGTAGCGATTTTAGATAAATCTACAGGAAATATCATCAATGTAGACGGTGGAATGGCAAATGCGTTCCCGAGATAATATTTTTGGTTGTCGGTTTTTAGTTGTCAGTTGTTAGTTTTTTAACTTTCAATTTATTTGGGCAGCTTTATCCGCCCTCCGTTCCCGCTTTTTTGTCTCCGCTTCGCTGCGACAAAAAGAGCTCCACTCAGGTCGGGCTGCGAGCGATTCGAAAGCAATTGAGGGAACGAAAATAAAATATTTAGTACTAATTTAGACAATAAATTTAGCCTTGTTAAGATTCAAAACCTAGACAAGGCTAATCAAAAATCAAAATATGATTATAGGAAAAGATATCATTGAACAAAATAATAAAAACGAGGTTGAAAATTTCAATTCAGACTTCGCATATTTATCAGATAAATTAACAAAATCAGGAGCAAACGTTTCTGAAATTGTCAACAAAATTGCTGACTTCCAAGTAGCAATTCCAAGTTGGGCTTTGGGAGCAGGCGGAACACGTTTCGGAAGATTTTCTTACGGCGGCGAGCCCTCTTCTTTAGAACAAAAATTAGATGATGTAGGATTAATTCACGCTTTAACACATTCTGCAGGAGCTATTTCATTACATATTCCTTGGGATATTCCGAGTGATGTTGCAGCGATTAAAGAAAAAGCAGCCTCTCACGGATTGATTTTCGATGCGATGAATTCAAACACATTCCAGGATCAGCCGAACGCAAAACAATCGTACAAATTTGGTTCGTTAAATGCGGTAAATGAAGATGCAAGAGCTTACGCAGTAGAGCATAACAAAGAAGTCATCAGAATCGGGAAAGAATTAGACTCAAAAAGTTTAACCGTTTGGTTGGCAGACGGAGCAAGTTTCCCGGGACAGTTGAATTTCCAGACCGCTTTGTCAAAAACTGAACAAAGTTTAAAAGAAATCTACGCAGGAATGCCGGAAGACTGGAAATTATTCATCGAATATAAACCTTACGAACCGAATTTCTATTCAACAACCATCCAGGATTGGGGAACATCTTTTATGCTGGCAAACGCTTGCGGAGATAGAGCCTATACTTTGGTAGATTTAGGTCATCATTTACCAAACTCAAACATTGAGCAAATCGTTGCAACTTTGATGTACAAAGGTAAATTAGGAGGTTTCCATTTCAACGACAGCAAATATGGAGATGATGATTTAACGGTAGGTTCCATCAAACCTTATGCATTATTCCTGATTTTCAATGAACTGGTGTACGGAATAGAGAACAATCCTCAAAACCCTTATCCGGCTTGGATGATTGATGCAAGTCACAACATCAAAGATCCGTTAGAAGATTTAATTCAGTCTTTAGAAGCGATTTTAATTGCTTATGCACAGGCACTTTTAGTTAATCAAAAAGCATTAAAAGATGCTCAGTTGAACAACGACGTGGTTCGTGCGCAGGAAATTTTGCAGAATGCTTACAGAACAGACGTGCGTCCGTTATTAAAAGCGGCAAGATTACAGACAGGTGCTGCATTAGACCCAATTGCAGCGTACAGAAACCTTAAAGTAAGAGAAACATTAATCTCTGAAAGAGGTCTGAATGTAAAAGCAACAGGATTATAAAGTCCTACCTAATATGATAGAAATAACTTTCATCTTATAATTTGAAAGTTTGAAAAATAAACCACTTATTTTTATTTTAATTAAGGGTGTTTAGGATATTAAGTTTCACTAGTAATGATTTTTCTTAATTTCTAAACACTCCTTAATTATTTTTAATTGAAAGCGTAAGATTCGGAAATTCCATTTTTATACTTTCATACAATTATTAAATTCATTTTCAGGAATGTCCAAAAAGAAAGTAACCATTGTATTTGATATTGGAAAGACCAATAAAAAATTCTTTTTATTTGATAAGAATTATCAAGAAGTTGTTAGGGAATATACAGAATTGCCTCTGACAACGGACGAAGATGGTTATCCCACAGAAGACCTTCCGGCTTTGCAAAATTGGATCAAAGAAAATTTTCATAACATCCTTGAAAATGATGAATATGAAGTAAAAGCTATTAATTTTTCCACTTACGGAGCAAGTTTTGTACATCTGGATCAAAAAGGAAATGTTCTCACGCCTTTATACAATTACACCAAACCAATGGATCAAGAGATTCTTGATCTGTTCTATGAAAAGCACGGTGACAAATTGAAAATTTCCCGTGAAACAGCTTCTCCACAAGCAGGAATGCTCAATTCCGGTTTACAGTTGTTTTGGTTAAAATATAAGCATCCTGAAGTTTTTAAGAAAATCCGTTACAGTCTGCATTTGCCACAATATTTATCCTATTTATTTACTGGAATTTGCGTGTCGGAATTTACTTCAATCGGCTGTCATACCAATCTTTGGGATTATGATAAAAATGATTACCACAATTGGGTTTATGAAGAAGAAATTGATGTTTTGTTACCACCAATTGTACCAACCTCTGCGAGTATCAATACGTCTTACAGAAATAAAAAAATTAAAATCGGTGTTGGGATCCACGATAGTTCTTCAGCATTGTTACCATACATTTTAAGCAAAAAGGATCCCTTTTTATTGTTATCAACAGGAACCTGGAGCATTTCTCTCAATCCATTTAATGATGAAAGTCTGACTGATGAAGATATCGAAAATAATTGTCTCAATTATATGCGAATCGACGGAAAACGTGTGAAAGCTTCTCGTTTTTTTATGGGAAATGAATATAGGATTCAGGTTGAGAAGTTGTGTACTTACTATGGCAAAGAATATGGGGCTCACAGAGAAGTTCAGTTTGATCAGGATTTGTATCTACATTTGATGAAGCACAAAGCGGTTTATTTCCGTTTCGAAGGTATTATTTTGAAAAGAAAAATGATTACAGAAACCGACCTGAATTCGTTTTCAACATTTGAAGAAGCTTATCATCAACTGATGATAGAACTGATGGATTTACAGATTCACACAATAACGAATGCTATTGGAAACTCAGAAATCAAAAATATTTATATCGATGGCGGATTCACGGATAATGATGTCTTTATGAAGCTGATGTCGCATCATTTCCAGCATTACAATGTGATGTCCACGCATTCTCCGCTTGGGTCAGCTTTGGGTGCTTCGATGGTCATCTCGAATAAGAAAATAGACGAAACATTTCTACAGCAACATTATCAGATGAAAGTGCTTCAACCGTTAATTTTTAATCTATAAATTTTGTTGTTGGTTAATAGTTGTCAGTTGATAGCAAATCTCAAAAACCAACAACAATCAACCAACAACCACCAACCAATTATGTCATTTCCATTTGATACCAAATATGCATCGCTTGAACTTTTAATTGAAAAGGCAAAAAAAAGAATGCCTCGTTTCGCTTTCGAATATCTGGATGGCGGTTGTAATGAGAATATTAATCGAGATAGAAATACAACTGAATTAAGAGAAGTTTTACTTCGTCCGCGCTATTTGGATAACAATTTTGCTGAAGCCAATATGGAAACGGAATTATTTGGTGTCAAATATTCTGCACCATTCGGGATTTCACCTGTTGGATTGCAAGGTTTGATGTGGCCCAATGCTCCGGAGATTTTGGCGAAAGCCGCTTTCAAACATAATATTCCATTCATTCTAAGTACCGTTACAACAAGCAGTATCGAAAGAATTGCTGAATTGACCGAAGGAAAAGCGTGGTATCAGTTATATCATCCAAGAGAAGAATGGTTACGTGACGACATTCTAAATCGTTGCGAAGCTTCTGGTTATGATGTGCTTTGCGTATTGTCCGATGTTCCGACGTTTGGTTACAGAGCCAAGGAAATCCGAAATGGTTTGGCAATGCCTCCTCAATTGAATTTCAGAAATGTTTCTCAGGCTTTGGCAAAACCTCAATGGTGTCTTGAAATGCTGAAACACGGTGTTCCGAGTTTCAAAACGATGGATAAGTATATGGATAATAATATGAACGTGAAACAGTTGGGACAGTTTATGAACTCGACTTTTTCCGGCAGATTGAATTCAGATAGATTAAAACAAATCCGTGATAAATGGAAGGGAAAATTAGTGATTAAAGGTGTTGCTTCCGATGAAGATGCGGCGGAAGCTGTTCGTCTCGGTTTCGACGGAATGATTATTTCCAACCACGGTGGAAGGCAGTTGGACGCTGGGGAATCTACAATTGCTGTGGTAAAAGAAATCAGTGAAAAATATAAAAATCAAATCAAAGTAATGATGGACAGCGGTGTGAGAACCGGTCCTGATGTGGCGCGTGCCTTGAGTTGTGGCGCCGAATTTACCTTTATGGGCAGAACGTTTATGTACGCTGTAGGTGCTTTAGGAGAAAAGGGCGGTGATCATATTATCGAGATGCTCAAGATGCAATTCCGACAAGTGATGGAGCAGGTTTGCTGTGAGAAACCTGAAGATTTACAAAATTTCAGAGTAAAATAATTAGTTGTTTGTTTAAGTTTATTCTACTCAGACGGGCTTTATCAAGTCCGTTTTTTTGTCTAAATTCAAGAGAATTCTAGAATAGAATTGGAGTTGAGCTCCGTAGGATCAGAACAAAATCACAGAGATTCTCTCTCAATAAATTTGAAAACATTATTCACCTGTTCTTTTTTATTTTTCAAAACCATATAAGCTGCAGACTCTGCCATCGCTTTGAAATCCGTTGTGACGACGGTGATTCCCAATAGTTCTTTCAGAGGTGTTTCGTTATAGGAAATAATGCCAATGTCTTCACCTAATTTCAGATTTTTCTGTCGGATTTGCTTAACAAGATTTACCAAATCGCGCTCTTGGATGGTGATGAAAAGGTCTTTATCCTGCAGTTCCATATCAGGGTAAACTTCGTCCAGAATTTCATAGTCCAGTTTATAATCTTTGCAGAATTGTTCAAACCCGTGAACAATGCGGAAAGGGTAGGGATGAACCGATTTTGCAGGATAAACCAGAATCAGTTTTTCATATTTTTTTATTTTTTCAAGACCTTCCTTTAATGCGTTGTAAATATCGTGCTCAAAATCCTGAAAAATCGTTCCGTATTCGCCGGAGATATTCGGTTTGGTATTATCCAGAAGCAGAAGTTTGTTCTTCGGGATTTTTTCGATGATGTCAATAACTTCTTTTGTAGAGCTTGTATGCTTGGAGTTTTCGTCGCGGAAGTGCGGCATTATCACATAATAATCATAGACGCCGAGATTCTTTTTCAAGGCATTGATGAAGAGTGTTTCGTCGCAGTGATAAATATACATTTCCACATTACCTTTACTGCCAATCGCATCCACAAAATAATTATAAATCATCATTTTGTAAGTACTGGACTTATTAATCAGAAAAAAGATGTTGATGCTGTCACTCTTATTGATTCTCGAGATGTAGTAACCTTTCCCTTTTACAGACTCGATGATTTGTCTTTTTCTTAGTTCTTTGTAAGCCTTTTCCACCGTGTCTCTAGAGAGAAAACAGGATTCACTCAGCTCATTGATGGACGGGATTTTTTCCCCGATTTTGATGTCTCCGGCGTCAATTCCATTAAGTATAGAGTCCACAATCTGTTTATATTTTGGCACTCTGGAATTTTCATTGATTTGAATTTCTAATATTTCAGACATCGGATTAAGCAATGTTAATGTTTTATGTTGATAAATTCAATTTGGGTTATTAGTGTTTCAAAATCTAAGACAAGTTACAAATTTTATATCAATTGGTTAAATTTCTATTTTAATTAAATGATTAACGCACCAAGTCATTGACATAAACTTCGATATTGAGATAATTGCTTTGCGTTTTATTGAATTTCAATGCATCAGATGAATCATTAGGATCAAGTCCCATTTTCAGTTCAGCAACATCGGGAATGCCATCAGAATCCGAATCTTTCAAAGCATCAATCTTTAGGAAATCGTCAATGCCATTATTGCTTAGCGGCAAATCATTTTCGGTGAAAACATAGATTCCCTTTTTTCCCAAGGATTGAACTTCCGAAATAATCAACTCATCGACATCATCACGTTTTGGAAAGCTGGCGCCGGCATTTTTGATGACATCATCAAACGCCTGCGTAGCAGATAAATCTGTTTTTGCAAAAGGATATTGAAATGGTGAATCCATAAAAACAACAGGCGTTTCACCCGGAAAACCTTCGGAATTATGAGGAACCAATTGACCATCCAAAATGCCGTTTTTATTGTTGTCAAAATAATTCCCGGATTCATAAAGATGAAAAGTGTTTGTTCCTCTGCTGAACGGTGTTTTACGGTCTTCCAAAGTCAGTGGTCCCCCTATAAAATAATTGTTGATGATATTAACTTCAGATTTCTGCACAGAACCGCCCATAATGTAGCCATCACCCGAAACGGTATGACCGTTCTTGTTGCCAAGATTTCCGAAATTGTAAATGATATTATTGACAAACTCATTTTTACCCTTCACTTTCGGATTACGGGTTTTGTTGCTGGCATAAAGTGATTTGATAATGCTAATGCTACCATTCGTCTGAATCAATCCACCTGCCGAATGATTATAGAGATGCAATCCCTGCGCAATAATCGAATTCTGAAGCGTAATACTGTCAGGTTCTGTGCCGCGCTTGTCCCAGTTGATGGAAAAAACCTCGTCCATTGACCAGGAAATTGAAAGATGGTCTAGCATTATATTTTTACCGTTCGATATTCCGGAAGCATCGGTATTATTGGATGGTTTATTCTTATTCCCGAGACGTATTTTCAAATATCTGGCAATGGTATCATCGGCTCCGCTGAAAGACACTTTTTCACCATAGAGAAAAATACCTTTTCCCGGCGCGGTCTGTCCCGCAATTGTAATGTTTTTAGAAACCGTAACCGGACTTTTCAACTCGACAATTCCATCAACAGAGAAAACTACAAATCGCCCGGGCTGGCTCACAGCGTCGCGAAAAGAACCTTTACCACGATCATTCAGATTGCTAACAATATAAACTTCTGGTTTTGCTGACGCTCTCGCACCTTTTGCAAATTTTCCAAAACCTTCCGCTCCGGGGAAAGCAATCGTTTTTGGACGGATTGTCCTGGCATTCTCAAGATTTTGGGATTGACAACAAATAGATAAATACGAAATGACGATAATTGCTATTTTTTTCATAACTGATAATAGATGAACAAGTTATTATCTTAACCTTATTAAATCGTCCTGCACTGTGCTGTAAATAAAAAGTCTGCCATTGCTGACAGACTTCAAATTAAAAATATGAACGTAAAATTAAAGTAATATTTAAGGCATCTTTTTGAACCCTTCCGCTTTTATTTTCCAGGTTCCGTCTTTCGGGAAACCGGGAAATTGTCCTGTAGAATTATCCCAACCTTCCAGCATCATTGCAACGGTCGTCAGAATACCACCATTTCCGGGAAGATAAATTCTCAGTCTACCATCCTGAAAATTATGTCCGTTCTTAAGGTATGTATTGGTCTGAACATCCATAAATAAAGCATCCAACGCTTTGTTCGGAAGTCCTAGTCTCGCTGCATTCATTGCTGTCATCGGGAAATCCCAACCCCACGTGTGACCCCAGTTCCATCTGTCCCAAACGATGTCGAGCGTGTTTTTCATTATTTTTTTATCCAATTTCGGAGATTCGGGAACCATTCCCAAAGCTCCTAAAACTGCAGGATGATCGGTCATCCATTTTGGAAATGTGAAAGAATCTTTCGCCGATTCTGTCGATAAATAGACTCCATCCTGAACCGGAAGCGGAGCTAATTTATTAATCACATCATCCCACTTTTTATCTCTCGACTCTCCTAATCTTTCTTTCCATTTTTGCGCCACTTTCAACGCCCAGTCCCAGTACGCAACTTCATAAGTCGGGTTAAAAGTATCTTTCGCG encodes:
- a CDS encoding polysaccharide lyase family 1 protein, which codes for MKKIAIIVISYLSICCQSQNLENARTIRPKTIAFPGAEGFGKFAKGARASAKPEVYIVSNLNDRGKGSFRDAVSQPGRFVVFSVDGIVELKSPVTVSKNITIAGQTAPGKGIFLYGEKVSFSGADDTIARYLKIRLGNKNKPSNNTDASGISNGKNIMLDHLSISWSMDEVFSINWDKRGTEPDSITLQNSIIAQGLHLYNHSAGGLIQTNGSISIIKSLYASNKTRNPKVKGKNEFVNNIIYNFGNLGNKNGHTVSGDGYIMGGSVQKSEVNIINNYFIGGPLTLEDRKTPFSRGTNTFHLYESGNYFDNNKNGILDGQLVPHNSEGFPGETPVVFMDSPFQYPFAKTDLSATQAFDDVIKNAGASFPKRDDVDELIISEVQSLGKKGIYVFTENDLPLSNNGIDDFLKIDALKDSDSDGIPDVAELKMGLDPNDSSDALKFNKTQSNYLNIEVYVNDLVR